In the bacterium genome, one interval contains:
- a CDS encoding proton-conducting transporter membrane subunit: MDHSQTIQVLTSAISQKAALPAIIILLPLLGALLTLLCHKNHKLRNVLVILTSLTTLALVLSLYQAAVPGIHIGGRCYQGIAYNLPSILGVNLSLGLDGIGFLFVLITAFVWAVAFLFATSYMAHEHAQGRFFLFMLLTFGANLAVFLTKDLFSLFIFFELMTLFSYVLVIHEETPEAMAAGNFYIFMSVIGGLLILGSIVILSFYTGTTAIQPLSELVNSRLSTPLKYLITFGFIAGFGIKAGMFFLHVWLPKAHPVAPTPASAILSGLIVKVGIYGIIRSLYTLFTPITVETEYLMAVLGYILIFAGVITMFGGMVNALLDKNCKRVLAYSTVSQMGYIILGIGCALYLGAEGAMGLAGSLYHVINHALFKSALFLAIGVVYFSTRELQMNKLGGLWKHLPMTAAVYVIAAFSIAGFPGFGGFASKTMLHHAIVEAYEHSAHFSPFHQPDPWLRFAEFIFLITASGTLCYIIKMFIAVFLPSSLTDLQPKAPPVYRETWAMRAALACLGGAIIVIGIWPNLLLEYIIGPLLALFGFNPASHAYHLIYNSHALAGSVKSTLPLLYDPKTWSLLGPETLHNIQNVGVVIIGTSIYFMFDYGIHLFDLAIPQKLTVAYWYQRGYDFFLSLLGPVRKILAVWDRIVSFIMVELWLISED, encoded by the coding sequence ATGGATCATTCTCAAACCATACAGGTTTTAACCTCGGCCATCAGTCAAAAAGCAGCACTTCCGGCAATCATCATTCTTTTACCCCTGTTGGGTGCTCTTCTTACCCTGCTCTGCCACAAAAATCACAAGCTCAGGAATGTCCTGGTCATCCTGACCTCTCTGACCACTCTGGCCCTGGTACTATCACTGTATCAGGCGGCAGTCCCGGGGATTCATATCGGCGGACGCTGCTATCAGGGAATCGCCTATAACCTGCCATCCATCCTGGGCGTCAACCTTTCTCTCGGTCTCGATGGCATCGGGTTTTTATTCGTCCTCATCACCGCCTTTGTCTGGGCTGTCGCTTTTCTCTTTGCCACCAGCTATATGGCCCATGAGCATGCTCAGGGGAGGTTCTTTCTCTTCATGCTCCTTACCTTTGGAGCCAACCTGGCTGTCTTTTTGACCAAAGATCTTTTCTCCCTGTTCATCTTTTTCGAGCTGATGACTCTTTTTTCCTATGTCCTGGTCATCCATGAAGAAACACCTGAAGCCATGGCCGCAGGCAACTTCTATATTTTCATGAGTGTTATAGGCGGTCTCCTGATCCTTGGATCGATCGTCATTCTCTCCTTTTATACCGGAACAACCGCTATCCAGCCGCTTTCAGAGCTGGTGAACAGCCGGCTTTCGACTCCACTCAAATATCTCATCACCTTCGGTTTCATTGCCGGCTTCGGCATCAAGGCAGGCATGTTCTTCCTCCATGTCTGGCTGCCCAAGGCTCATCCGGTAGCTCCGACACCGGCCAGCGCCATACTGTCAGGCCTGATCGTCAAGGTCGGAATTTACGGGATTATCAGAAGCCTGTATACCCTGTTTACTCCGATTACGGTTGAGACAGAGTACCTTATGGCTGTTCTGGGTTATATCCTGATCTTTGCCGGCGTGATAACCATGTTCGGCGGAATGGTCAATGCCCTGCTGGATAAAAATTGCAAAAGAGTCCTGGCCTACTCTACGGTCAGTCAGATGGGATATATTATTCTGGGGATCGGATGCGCTCTGTATTTAGGCGCTGAAGGGGCCATGGGACTGGCCGGGAGCCTGTATCATGTCATCAATCATGCCCTGTTTAAATCCGCCCTGTTCCTGGCTATCGGAGTAGTCTATTTTTCTACCCGCGAGCTTCAGATGAATAAACTTGGCGGGTTGTGGAAGCACCTGCCGATGACTGCCGCTGTTTACGTAATAGCGGCTTTCAGCATCGCAGGCTTTCCCGGGTTTGGCGGTTTTGCCAGTAAAACCATGCTGCACCATGCTATCGTGGAAGCCTACGAGCATTCCGCTCACTTTTCTCCTTTCCACCAGCCCGATCCATGGTTGAGGTTTGCCGAATTCATCTTTCTGATTACTGCCTCAGGAACCCTCTGCTATATCATCAAGATGTTTATCGCTGTCTTCCTGCCTTCGTCCCTGACCGACCTCCAGCCCAAGGCCCCGCCGGTATACCGGGAAACATGGGCCATGAGGGCTGCTCTTGCCTGCCTTGGCGGAGCGATCATCGTAATCGGCATATGGCCGAACCTGCTGCTCGAATATATCATCGGCCCGCTGCTGGCTCTTTTCGGTTTTAATCCGGCTTCGCACGCCTATCACCTCATATACAACAGCCATGCCCTGGCAGGAAGCGTGAAGTCCACCCTGCCACTCCTCTATGATCCCAAAACCTGGTCACTGCTGGGCCCGGAAACTCTTCATAATATCCAGAACGTCGGAGTCGTGATTATTGGAACTTCGATCTACTTCATGTTCGACTATGGCATCCATTTGTTTGATCTGGCGATACCTCAAAAGCTTACGGTGGCTTACTGGTATCAGCGGGGCTATGATTTCTTTCTCTCCCTGTTGGGACCGGTGCGAAAAATTCTTGCTGTCTGGGACAGAATTGTTTCCTTTATCATGGTTGAATTGTGGCTGATCAGCGAGGATTGA
- a CDS encoding F0F1 ATP synthase subunit A: MGQGIHFLSIGESFFWTLVVTGGLFVFSKLALSKKNLGVPQGLQNIAEGLVEFMLNMFEPELGKKLMPLVLPFLGTFFLFILVSNIFLLIPFTQCPTGDLSTTVALAVISIVGIHILSIKLKGPKKYITDWINPYPELTQKAEGEEEKTGIMKKFSGFLFSSMMRIIVGLLIILHVMDNGARLLSLSFRLFGNIFGEHTVYAMVSQVAMGTYKMIVPLFIPLLVLLIDVLAATIQTIVFCMLSTFYLKEEAAIHH, from the coding sequence ATGGGACAGGGTATTCATTTCCTCAGTATTGGTGAGTCTTTTTTCTGGACCCTGGTTGTAACCGGGGGATTGTTTGTATTTTCAAAACTGGCCCTGAGCAAGAAAAACCTGGGGGTGCCGCAAGGTCTCCAGAATATTGCCGAGGGTCTTGTCGAGTTTATGCTCAACATGTTTGAGCCCGAGTTAGGCAAGAAGCTTATGCCGCTCGTCCTCCCCTTTCTCGGAACATTCTTCCTTTTTATCCTTGTTTCGAATATCTTCCTCCTCATACCTTTCACCCAATGTCCTACCGGGGATCTGAGCACGACCGTCGCACTGGCGGTTATCTCGATTGTCGGTATCCACATTCTCAGTATTAAACTGAAAGGTCCCAAAAAGTATATAACCGATTGGATCAATCCTTATCCGGAGCTGACTCAGAAGGCGGAGGGGGAAGAGGAAAAAACCGGCATTATGAAAAAGTTCAGCGGCTTCCTGTTTTCCTCGATGATGAGAATTATTGTCGGGTTACTGATAATCCTCCATGTAATGGATAACGGTGCCCGGCTCCTGTCGCTTTCTTTTCGACTTTTCGGGAATATCTTTGGCGAGCATACGGTATATGCCATGGTATCTCAGGTAGCCATGGGAACCTATAAAATGATTGTACCGTTATTCATTCCCTTATTAGTTCTCCTGATCGACGTCCTGGCGGCTACAATTCAGACAATTGTTTTTTGCATGTTAAGCACTTTTTATCTGAAAGAAGAAGCTGCAATTCACCATTAA
- the atpE gene encoding ATP synthase F0 subunit C, with protein sequence MDSMSLLKMVATFSAVIPIAIGSMGAALGMSKIGMAALEGIARQPEMAGRTFTTMLIAMALIEALAIYCLLISLILLFGNPYIPHV encoded by the coding sequence ATGGATAGTATGAGCTTGCTGAAAATGGTTGCAACCTTTAGTGCGGTTATTCCTATTGCTATCGGGTCCATGGGTGCGGCTTTGGGTATGTCGAAAATTGGTATGGCTGCACTGGAAGGTATTGCCAGGCAACCTGAAATGGCCGGGAGAACCTTCACCACCATGCTGATCGCTATGGCTCTTATTGAAGCTCTGGCCATTTACTGCTTGCTGATTTCCTTGATTCTTCTTTTCGGAAATCCGTATATTCCTCACGTTTAA
- the atpF gene encoding F0F1 ATP synthase subunit B produces the protein MLGFNFVKFLFSILNFVVLMILLKKFFFQKILDILEERKAKVAAELATADAARAEVAKLRESGEKIVLTARQEGEVILKKARETADQIIAQAKAEAAVVVQEAKAGIEREKEEIRREMYSMLVDLVSLASRKVMYGSINEDHQKALIESAVGHSLRQSYLRGGMTN, from the coding sequence ATGCTAGGGTTTAACTTTGTAAAGTTTTTGTTTAGTATACTTAACTTTGTAGTGCTCATGATTCTTCTGAAGAAATTTTTCTTTCAGAAAATCCTCGATATTCTCGAAGAGCGGAAGGCCAAGGTTGCCGCAGAGCTGGCTACAGCGGATGCAGCGAGGGCGGAAGTAGCGAAATTGAGGGAGAGTGGAGAAAAGATCGTACTCACAGCCAGGCAGGAGGGAGAAGTAATTCTCAAAAAGGCCCGGGAAACTGCGGATCAGATCATCGCTCAAGCCAAGGCTGAAGCGGCTGTAGTTGTTCAGGAGGCCAAAGCAGGCATTGAGCGCGAAAAGGAAGAGATCCGGCGGGAGATGTATTCCATGTTAGTCGATCTGGTATCCTTGGCTTCCCGGAAAGTCATGTATGGATCAATTAATGAGGATCATCAGAAAGCATTAATTGAAAGTGCCGTTGGGCACAGCCTTAGGCAGTCATACCTGCGAGGAGGAATGACTAATTAA
- the atpA gene encoding F0F1 ATP synthase subunit alpha, whose protein sequence is MLREGIDVAKVGDVTSQIRQLIESTEPAFKVDDIGHEGIVLEVGDGTARVSGLGKVGYNEVVQFENGGYGMAFNLERNSVGCILLTPEEEVPEGSRVISTGKLMQVPVGDGMIGRIVNAMAMPIDGKGRIESNKFRLIERKAPGVMLRKSVCEPVQTGIKAIDALVPIGRGQRELIIGDRKIGKTALAVDTIINQKNSDLICIYCAIGQKAAAVAKVVHVLQKEGALKHTIIVAALSNEQTAFRFLAPYTACAIGEEFMEQGRHALVIYDDLSKHAMSYREMSALLKRPIGREAYPGDIFYIHSRLLERAAKLRDDLGGGSLTALPIIETLGGDVTSYISTNVISITDGQIYLQGELFNTGFRPAINVGLSVSRVGGAAQLKGMKRVAGRMRVDLSQYHEMAAFVKFGAELDEATKAQLARGERGRELLKQIQYAPMPVEEQIAVIYAVVNGFVDDIPVKRMSEFEKEFVTYIRQNVPAIFAKILELKDVNQETEGLLKKAITEFKSVFTAGDKVMQGK, encoded by the coding sequence ATGCTGCGGGAAGGAATCGATGTTGCCAAGGTTGGTGATGTAACGAGCCAGATCAGGCAGCTTATTGAGTCCACTGAGCCAGCTTTTAAAGTGGATGATATCGGCCACGAGGGAATAGTTCTGGAAGTCGGAGATGGAACCGCCCGCGTATCCGGCCTGGGGAAGGTCGGCTACAACGAAGTTGTCCAGTTTGAAAACGGCGGCTACGGCATGGCCTTCAACCTGGAGCGCAACAGTGTGGGATGCATTTTGCTCACTCCCGAGGAAGAGGTGCCGGAGGGAAGCCGGGTAATCAGTACAGGTAAGCTGATGCAGGTTCCGGTCGGAGACGGGATGATCGGCAGAATCGTCAATGCCATGGCCATGCCGATCGATGGCAAGGGAAGGATCGAGTCCAACAAATTCCGGTTGATCGAGCGCAAAGCCCCCGGAGTTATGCTCAGGAAATCGGTCTGTGAGCCGGTGCAGACCGGCATCAAAGCCATCGATGCTCTGGTTCCGATTGGACGGGGACAGCGGGAGCTGATTATCGGTGACCGGAAGATCGGCAAGACCGCTCTGGCCGTGGATACCATCATTAACCAGAAAAACTCCGATTTGATCTGCATCTATTGCGCTATCGGACAAAAAGCAGCAGCCGTAGCCAAGGTAGTTCACGTCCTCCAGAAAGAAGGCGCTCTGAAGCACACGATTATCGTTGCCGCCCTGTCGAATGAACAGACCGCTTTCCGGTTCCTTGCTCCCTATACTGCCTGCGCCATTGGCGAGGAATTCATGGAGCAGGGGCGGCATGCCCTGGTCATCTACGATGATCTTTCAAAGCATGCCATGTCATACCGGGAAATGTCCGCCCTGCTCAAGCGACCGATCGGCCGGGAAGCCTATCCGGGTGATATTTTCTATATCCATTCGCGGCTTCTTGAGAGGGCGGCCAAACTGCGAGATGATCTGGGAGGAGGCTCATTAACGGCCCTGCCCATTATCGAAACCCTGGGTGGAGATGTTACTTCCTATATATCAACCAATGTTATTTCGATTACCGATGGACAGATATACCTCCAGGGCGAGTTGTTCAACACCGGTTTCCGGCCTGCTATCAATGTCGGTCTTTCGGTATCCCGCGTTGGTGGTGCCGCTCAACTGAAGGGTATGAAACGAGTAGCCGGTCGTATGAGGGTGGACTTGTCACAGTACCATGAAATGGCTGCCTTCGTAAAATTCGGGGCTGAGCTGGATGAGGCCACCAAAGCCCAATTGGCCCGTGGTGAACGCGGACGGGAGCTTCTCAAGCAGATTCAATATGCCCCAATGCCGGTCGAGGAGCAGATCGCTGTCATTTATGCAGTAGTCAACGGTTTTGTAGATGACATTCCGGTCAAGAGGATGAGTGAATTTGAAAAGGAGTTTGTCACCTATATTCGTCAGAATGTTCCTGCAATATTCGCCAAAATTCTCGAACTGAAAGATGTCAACCAGGAAACCGAAGGGTTGTTGAAAAAGGCAATTACCGAATTCAAGAGCGTTTTTACTGCGGGCGACAAGGTAATGCAGGGGAAATGA